The stretch of DNA CAGCCGGGCGGCTGCACCACGATGTACACGTAGTCGTTGGGGCCTCCCGGCGCGCACTTGACCGCCCAGCCGGGCTGGCCGCCGCCGGAGGCGTTCCCCGAGCGCGGCACCTCCTCGCCGAAGTCCTCGTTCGGGTACTCGGCGAGCGGGCCGTGCGTCAGGCGCTGCTGGTCGCGCAGCTTCACCCGGCAGAGGTTGAGCACCGCGTGCTGCATGGCCACGTTGACCCGCTGGCCGCGTCCGGTGCGCTCGCGCTGGAAGAGCGCCGCGAGGATGCCGGCGACGAGGTGGACCCCGGTCCCCGAGTCGCCTATCTGCGCGCCGGTGGCCGTCGGCGGGCCGTCCTCGAAGCCCGTGGTCGCCATCGAGCCGCCCATGGCCTGCGCGACGACCTCGTACGCCTTGAAGGTGGTGTAAGGGCCTTCGCCGAACCCCTTGATGGAGGCGTACACGATCCGCGGGTTGATCTCCTGGATGCGGTCCCAGGTGAAGCCCATGCGGTCGACGGCGCCCGGTCCGAAGTTCTCGACCATGACGTCGGAGCGCCGGATCAGCTCGGTGAGCAGTTCCTTGCCGCGTTCCGTCTTGGTGTTGAGGGTGATGCTCCGCTTGTTGCAGTTGAGCATCGTGAAGTAGAGGGAGTCGGCGTCGGGGAGGTCCCGCAGCTGCCTGCGGGTGATGTCGCCGGTCGGCGCCTCCAGCTTGACGACGTCCGCACCGAGCCAGGCGAGCAACTGGGTGGCGGAGGGGCCTGACTGGACGTGTGTCATGTCGAGGACGCGCACGCCCTCAAGAGCCCTGGTCATGGGGATCACCTCACTTGTACACGGTTTGGTGCGTCTGGCCGTACGGGAGCACCCTGCATACAGGCAACGAATACTGTATGCAATCATCGGCCGACCGGGCGGCGGCTGTCCAGTCGCCTGCGCGTGATTTTGCCCAGTCGGCGGATTCGTGCGCTCAGGGCTGGTCGGCACTCCCCGTGGAGAGCATACTGTATGCAATCTGTGCCGGAAATGACTTCAAGGGGCCGCCCCATGTCGTACCGCACCGCTCTCTCCCACGCCATGAGCAGCGTCATCGAGCCCGGGGCCGAACGGGTCCGCAGGCACGGCGTGTTCCCCCGGGCCTCGGTCGCCGCACTGGGGCACTCCGGACTGCTGGCGCTCACCGTCTCCGCCGAACTCGGCGGCCAGGGGCTCGGCCTGGCGGAGGCCTCCGAGGTGGTGGCCGAGGTGTCGCGGGTCTGCCCGGCCACCGGTGCCGTGCTCAGGTCCCACTACGCCGCCGTCGCGGTCATCGAGGCCCACGGCATCCACTGGGTGCGCCGGAAGATCGCCACCGGGCACCACCTGAGCACCCTCGCCCTGGCGGAGGCCGTCGAGTCCGGTGAGCGCGGCGCGCCTCCCGGTCCGCCCTCGACGGCGACACGCACGGGGGACGTGGTAGCACTGCGCGCCCGGAAGTACAACGTGGTCGGGGCGGGGGAGGCCGACAGTTACGTGTGGTCCTCCCGGCCGGCCGACGGGCGCGACGGGCTGACGCTCTGGCTGGTGCCGGCCGACGCCCCAGGGCTGTTCGTGCCCGCACGGCCGGACGGGGAGGGCCCGCGCGGCAGCGCGTCGTCCACCGTCCGCGCCGACCCCGTCCTGGTGCCGGCGGGCGCGATGCTCGGGCCGAGCGGCGGTGGGATCGGCACCGTGCTGGGCGCGGTGCTGCCGTGGCTGGCAGCCCTGCCGGCCCCGGGTGCGGCGGCCGCCCGGCCGGTCGCGGCCGAGGTGCGCGCGCAGCCGCCGGCTCAGGGTGTCTCGTGGGGCCTGGAACGGCACGCTCCATGAGTCTGAACACTGTATACAAACTGCAAGCAGGCGATTATGCTGCGGGAGCGTTGTCCGTGCACCGACCAGGTCGGCGGAAGCGGCTGTGCCGCTGGTCACCGCCTCTGCGCATCCGCAGACGAGGGGCAAGGGTTCATGTGTTCGCGAAACCAAACTCGTACGACAGCGGCGAGGGCCTCGCGCTCGACCTCCGCGCATGCCGGTGACTGGGGGCGATCATGACCACAAGCGTGAGTGACGTACCGGTGCGAGCCGCGATCAGCGCGATCGTGGCCGCCCATCGCGGCCAACGCGGCGCGCTGCTGCCGATACTGCACGCCATCCAGTCGGAACTCGGCCATGTGCCGCAGGAGTGCGTCGCGCAGCTCGCCGACGAACTCAACCTGTCCCGGGCGGACGTGCACGGGGTGGTCTCCTTCTACCACGACTTCCGCCGCGAACCGGCGGGCCGCACCACCGTGCGCATCTGCCGGGCCGAAGCCTGTCAGGCCCTCGGCGCGGACGCCCTGGTGGCCTGTGCCCGCGACCGGGTCGGCCTCGCACCGGGGGAGACGGCGGCGGACGGCTCGGTCACCGTGGAACAGGTCTTCTGCCTCGGCAACTGCGCGCTGGGGCCGTCCATCCAGGTGAACGACGCCCTGCACGGGCGAGTGAGCGTGGACCGCCTGCGCTCGATCCTCGACGAGGCGGTGTCGCCGTGACCATGGCTTCCAACTCTCCGGTGACGGTGTACGTCCCCCGCGACTCGGCGGCACGCTCCGTGGGAGCCGACGCGGTCGCGGACGCCCTCCGACAGGCCGCCGCCGGCCGGGACCGGCCGGTCGAAGTGGTGCGCAACGGCTCCCGCGGCATGCTCTGGCTGGAGCCGCTCGTAGAGGTGGCGACACCTGCCGGCCGGGTCGGCTACGGTCCGGTGGCCCCGTCGGACGTGGAGGGCCTGCTCTCCGCGGGCCTACTCGACGGCGGGGACCATCCGCTGCGGCGCGGCGTCGTGGACGAACTGCCCTGGCTGGCCCGGCAGAAGCGGGTCACGTTCGCCAGGATCGGGATCACCGACCCCCTCTCCACCGACGACTACCTGTGCCACGGCGGCCTCGCCGGGCTGCGTCGCGCGCTGGAGCTGCCGCGCGCCGAGGTGATCGCCGAGGTCACCGAGTCCGGCCTGCGCGGCCGGGGCGGCGCGGGATTCCCGGCCGGCGTCAAGTGGAAGACCGTCTCCGAGTGCTCCGACGAGCTGAAGTTCGTCTGCTGCAACGCCGACGAGGGCGACAGCGGGACCTTCGCGGACCGCATGGTCATGGAGGGCGACCCGTTCATGCTGATCGAGGGCATGACGATCGCCGCGCACGCGGTCGGGGCACGTGAGGGCTACGTCTACATCCGCTCGGAATACCCCGACGCGGTGGCCACGATGCGCGCCGCGATCGACATCGCGCGCGGGAACAACTGGCTCGGAGAGCGGATCCTCGGCTCCGACCTCACCTTCGACCTGCACATCCGGGTCGGCGCCGGCGCGTACATCTGCGGCGAGGAGACCTCCATGCTGGAGAGCCTGGAGGGCAAGCGCGGCATGGTCCGCTCCAAGCCGCCCATCCCCGCGCTGGAGGGACTCTTCGGCAAGCCGACCGTGGTCAACAACGTCCTCACCCTCGCCACCGTGCCGGTGATCATGGCGCGCGGCGCGAAGGCCTACCAGGAACTCGGCGTGCAGCGCTCGCGCGGCACCCAGGTCTTCCAGCTCGGCGGCAACATCGCGCGCGGGGGCATCGTGGAGACGGCGTTCGGCGTCACCCTGCGCGAGCTGGTCGAGGACTACGGCGGCGGCACGCTCTCCGGACGCCCGGTGCGCACGGTGCAGGTCGGCGGACCGCTGGGCGCCTACCTGCCGGCCTCCATGTTCGACCTGCCGATGGACTACGAGGCGTTCGCCGAGGCCGGCGCGATGCTCGGCCACGGCGGCGTCGTGGTCTTCGACGACACCGTGGACATGGCCGCGCAGGCCCGCTTCGCGATGGAGTTCTGCGCCGCCGAGTCGTGCGGCAAGTGCACGCCCTGCCGCGTCGGTTCGGTACGGGGGGTCGAGGTGATCGACCGGATCGTGGCGGGCGAGGACCGCGACGGCAACCTCGCCCTGCTCGAAGACCTCTGCGAGCTGATGACCGACGGTTCGCTGTGCGCCATGGGCGGGTTGACGCCGATGCCGGTGCGCAGCGCCATCACACACTTCTCTGACGACTTCCTCGCCCGCGACGCACACGCGGCGGCGCGCACCGCGCGGACGAGCGGCGCGAGGACGGAGGACACGGCATGACCCTTCTCAAGGAACCCGACTTCGGAACCCCCGAAAGGCCCGGGGAGCCGACCGTGTCGGTCGAAGTGGACGGACTGCCCGTCGCGGTCCCCGAGGGCACGTCGGTGATGCGCGCGGCGGCGCTCGCCGGCATCGACATACCCAAGCTGTGCGCCACCGACAGCCTCGACGCGTTCGGATCGTGCCGGCTGTGCGTCGTGGAGATCGACGGACGCAGGGGCACCCCGGCGTCCTGCACCACGCCGGCCGCCGACGGCATGCGGGTGCGCACCCAGACGCCCAAGGTGGAGAAGCTGCGCCAGGGCGTCATGGAGCTGTACCTCTCCGACCACCCGCTGGACTGCCTGACCTGCCCGGCCAACGGCGACTGCGAGTTGCAGGACATGGCCGGCGTCGTCGGGCTGCGCCAGGTCCGGTACGGGTACGAGGGCGAGAACCACCTGGACGCCGAAGCCGACCGGAGCAACCCGTACTTCGACTTCGACCCGTCCAAGTGCATCGTCTGCTCCCGCTGCGTGCGGGCCTGCGGCGAGGTGCAGGGCACCTTCGCGCTGACCATCGAGGGCCGCGGATTCGACTCCAAGGTCTCGCCCGGCGCGGGCGAGCTGTTCATGGACTCCGAGTGCGTCTCGTGCGGCGCGTGCGTCCAGGCCTGCCCGACGTCGACGCTCCAGGAGCGGTCGGTCGTCGAACTCGGCATGCCGACCCGCTCGGTCGTCACGACCTGCGCGTACTGCGGCGTCGGCTGCTCGTTCAAGGCAGAGCTGCGCGGTGACGAACTGGTCCGGATGGTGCCCTACAAGGACGGCGGGGCGAACGAGGGGCACTCCTGTGTGAAGGGCCGCTTCGCCTTCGGCTACGCGACCCACCCCGACCGCGTCCTCAAGCCCATGGTCCGGGAGAGGATCACCGACCCGTGGCGCGAGGTCGAGTGGGAGGAGGCCATCCGCACGGTCGCCCGGGGGATGCGCTCCATCCAGGAGCGCCACGGCTCCGGCGCGATCGGCGCCATCACCTCCTCGCGCTGCACCAACGAGGAGGTCTACGTCGTCCAGAAGATGGTGCGCGCGGCCTTTGGCAACAACAACGTCGACACCTGCGCCCGGGTCTGCCACTCCCCGACGGGATACGGGCTGAAGCAGACCTTCGGCGAGTCGGCCGGCACACAGGACTTCCGCTCGGTGGCCCAGGCCGACGTGATCGTGGTGATCGGCGCCAACCCCACCGACGGCCATCCGGTCTTCGCCTCGCGGATGAAGCGCCGGCTGCGCGAGGGCGCCCGACTCGTCGTGATCGACCCGCGCCGCATCGACCTGGTGCGCTCGCCGCACATCGAGGCGGCACACCACCTCCAGCTCACCCCGAGCACCAACGTCGCCGTCATCAACGCCATGGCGCACGTGGTGGTCACCGAGGACCTGGTCGACAAGTCCTTCGTGGCGGACCGCTGCGAAGGGTTCGCGGAATGGGCGGAGTTCGTCTCCCGCCCGGAGAACAGCCCGGAGGCCACCGAGTCCATCACCCGTGTGCCCTCCGAGGAGCTGAGGGCCGCCGCCCGGCTGTACGCGCGGGCGCCCAACGGGGCCATCTACTACGGGCTCGGCGTCACCGAGCACAGCCAGGGCTCCACCATGGTCATGGGGATGGCGAACCTGGCGATGGCGTGCGGCAACATCGGCCGCGACGGCGTCGGCGTCAACCCGCTGCGCGGGCAGAACAACGTGCAGGGCTCGTGCGACATGGGTTCCTTCCCGCACGAGTTCACCGGCTACCGCCATGTCTCCGACGACGCGGTACGCACCGTCTTCGAGGACCTGTGGGGCCGCACGATCCTCGCCGAGCCCGGACTGCGGATCCCCAACATGTTCGACGCGGCGATCGACGGCTCCTTCCGCGGTCTGTTCGTGCACGGCGAGGACATCGCCCAGTCCGACCCGAACCTCAAGCACGTCACCGCCGCGCTCGAAGCCATGGAACTGGTCGTGGTGCAGGACCTCTTCCTCAACGAGACGGCCAAGTTCGCCCATGTCTTCCTGCCGGGTGCCTCCTTCCTGGAGAAGGACGGCACGTTCACCAACGCCGAACGCCGGGTCAACCGGGTGCGCGCGGTGATGAAGCCGAAGACCGGCAAGCACGAGTGGCAGATCGTCTGCGAGATCGCCGCCGCCATGGGCTACCCCATGGAGTACGACCACCCGGGCCAGATCATGGACGAGATCGCCCAGGTCACCCCGACCTTCCGCGGTATCTCCTACGCCTCCCTGGACAAGCTCGGCAGCATCCAGTGGCCGTGCAACGAGGAGGCGCCGGAGGGCACGCCGACCATGCACGTGGACGAATTCGTCCGCGGCAAGGGGAGGTTCGTGGTCACCACCTATCTGCCGACCAACGAACGGACCACCTCCCGCTTCCCGCTCGTCCTGACCACGGGGCGCATCCTGAGCCAGTACAACGTCGGGGCGCAGACCCGCCGTACCGGCAACGTGGCCTGGCACCCCGAGGACCTGCTGGAACTGCACCCGCACGACGCCGAGGTGCGCGGCATCGGCGACGGCGACATGGTGACGCTGACCAGCCGCGTCGGAGAGACGACCCTGCGGGCCCGGGTGTCCGACCGGATGCCGCCGGGGGTCGTCTACACGACCTTCCACCATCCGGTGACCGGCGCCAACGTGGTGACCACGGAGAACTCGGACTGGGCGACCAACTGCCCGGAGTACAAGGTGACCGCCGTGCAGGTCGGGCTCGCCCACCCGCTCGCCGGGCGCGCCGCCGATCGGGTCCAGGACGACCGGCACGCGGTGGTGGACTGAGATGGCGGGCGCCGTGCCATCGGAACAGCGGATGGCGAACGACATCGCCGCGGCCTTCGGGCACCTGCCGGACGAGCAGGCCGCCGAGGCGGTCGCGGGACACATCCAGCGGTTCTGGGACCCGAGGATGCGCGCGAGGCTGGCCGAGTTCGTCGACGGGGGAGCGGAGGGACTGTCCCCCGTGATCGTCGCCGCGCTGAGGCCGGCCGGACGGACGGACGGGACCGCCGGCGACTGACCGGTCCGTTCCCCGCACCACCGCCTCATCTCCCCTCGTGGCGACGGGGAGATGAGGCGGTGGTCCGTGCGCGGCGCCGTGGGACGGAGCCGGTGGCGGCGGCCCGGCTCAGGCGGGTACGGCTCCCGTAGTGGCGCCGTTCCGTGCGGTGCCGCCCTGCGTACTGCACTGTGCCAGCAGGTCGGTGGCCGCGTGGACGGCGCGCAGCGTGGGCGCCTCCGCGCCGGTGATGTCGGCGAGTTCCACCACCGCCGTCACGATGGCGTCGAGTTCGAGTGGCTTGCCGGCCTCCAGGTCCTGGAGCATCGAGGTCTTGTGGTGTCCGACCCCCTCGGCGCCGCGCAGCCGCTTCTCGATCGATATGTCCGGTGTACTGCCCACCCGTGCCGCGATGTGGAGGGTCTCCTCCATCAACTGGACGACCAGGCGCCGGGTTTGGGTGTGCCGGCAGATCTCGGCCATCGTCGCCCTGGTGAGCGCGCTGAGCGGGTTGAACACGACGTTGCCCATCAGCTTGATCCAGATGTCGTCGCGCAGGTTCGGCTCGACCGGGGCCTTCAGCCCGCCGGCGATCAGGGCCTGGCTCAACGCCGTGCAACGCTCGGAGACCTGGCCCCCGGGCTCGCCGAGAGAGAACCGGGTGCCCTCCAGATGCCGGATCACTCCGGGGGATTCGACGACGGTCGCCGGATACACGACGCAGCCGATGGCCCTCTCCGGCGGCAGGACGGCACTGGTGGCGCCGTCCGGGTCGACCGCCTCCACCCGCCGGCCCTCGTAGGGCCCGGCGAGCTGGTGGAAGTACCACCACGGAATGCCGTTCTGACCGGCCACGACGGCCGTGTGGTCGGCGAGCAGCGGCTTGATGAGCGGCCCGCACGACGGGTAGGAGTGGGCCTTCAGCCCGAGGAAGACGTAGTCGACCGGACCGATCTCGGCCGGGTCGTCCGTGGCGTGCGGCCGGGCGACGAAGTCACCGCGGGCGCTCAGCACCCGTACCCCGTCGGCCCGCATGGCCCGCAGATGATCACCGCGGGCGATCAGATGCACCTCGGCGCCGCCCCGGTGCAGAGCCGCCCCGACGTA from Streptomyces sp. 6-11-2 encodes:
- a CDS encoding formate dehydrogenase subunit gamma; translated protein: MSDVPVRAAISAIVAAHRGQRGALLPILHAIQSELGHVPQECVAQLADELNLSRADVHGVVSFYHDFRREPAGRTTVRICRAEACQALGADALVACARDRVGLAPGETAADGSVTVEQVFCLGNCALGPSIQVNDALHGRVSVDRLRSILDEAVSP
- a CDS encoding acyl-CoA dehydrogenase family protein, giving the protein MSYRTALSHAMSSVIEPGAERVRRHGVFPRASVAALGHSGLLALTVSAELGGQGLGLAEASEVVAEVSRVCPATGAVLRSHYAAVAVIEAHGIHWVRRKIATGHHLSTLALAEAVESGERGAPPGPPSTATRTGDVVALRARKYNVVGAGEADSYVWSSRPADGRDGLTLWLVPADAPGLFVPARPDGEGPRGSASSTVRADPVLVPAGAMLGPSGGGIGTVLGAVLPWLAALPAPGAAAARPVAAEVRAQPPAQGVSWGLERHAP
- the frc gene encoding formyl-CoA transferase, giving the protein MTRALEGVRVLDMTHVQSGPSATQLLAWLGADVVKLEAPTGDITRRQLRDLPDADSLYFTMLNCNKRSITLNTKTERGKELLTELIRRSDVMVENFGPGAVDRMGFTWDRIQEINPRIVYASIKGFGEGPYTTFKAYEVVAQAMGGSMATTGFEDGPPTATGAQIGDSGTGVHLVAGILAALFQRERTGRGQRVNVAMQHAVLNLCRVKLRDQQRLTHGPLAEYPNEDFGEEVPRSGNASGGGQPGWAVKCAPGGPNDYVYIVVQPPGWKPITELINRPELAEDPDWATPEARLPKLDKMFQLIEEWSSTLPKWEVLEALNSHGIPCGPILSTKEIIEDRSLAANEMIVPVEHPERGTFKTVGSPLKLSDSPVTITSSPLLGEHNEEVYAGELGLDDEELKLLKTNGVI
- a CDS encoding formate dehydrogenase subunit delta, which translates into the protein MANDIAAAFGHLPDEQAAEAVAGHIQRFWDPRMRARLAEFVDGGAEGLSPVIVAALRPAGRTDGTAGD
- a CDS encoding 2-dehydropantoate 2-reductase; the protein is MKIAVLGAGAIGAYVGAALHRGGAEVHLIARGDHLRAMRADGVRVLSARGDFVARPHATDDPAEIGPVDYVFLGLKAHSYPSCGPLIKPLLADHTAVVAGQNGIPWWYFHQLAGPYEGRRVEAVDPDGATSAVLPPERAIGCVVYPATVVESPGVIRHLEGTRFSLGEPGGQVSERCTALSQALIAGGLKAPVEPNLRDDIWIKLMGNVVFNPLSALTRATMAEICRHTQTRRLVVQLMEETLHIAARVGSTPDISIEKRLRGAEGVGHHKTSMLQDLEAGKPLELDAIVTAVVELADITGAEAPTLRAVHAATDLLAQCSTQGGTARNGATTGAVPA
- a CDS encoding NADH-quinone oxidoreductase subunit NuoF, which gives rise to MASNSPVTVYVPRDSAARSVGADAVADALRQAAAGRDRPVEVVRNGSRGMLWLEPLVEVATPAGRVGYGPVAPSDVEGLLSAGLLDGGDHPLRRGVVDELPWLARQKRVTFARIGITDPLSTDDYLCHGGLAGLRRALELPRAEVIAEVTESGLRGRGGAGFPAGVKWKTVSECSDELKFVCCNADEGDSGTFADRMVMEGDPFMLIEGMTIAAHAVGAREGYVYIRSEYPDAVATMRAAIDIARGNNWLGERILGSDLTFDLHIRVGAGAYICGEETSMLESLEGKRGMVRSKPPIPALEGLFGKPTVVNNVLTLATVPVIMARGAKAYQELGVQRSRGTQVFQLGGNIARGGIVETAFGVTLRELVEDYGGGTLSGRPVRTVQVGGPLGAYLPASMFDLPMDYEAFAEAGAMLGHGGVVVFDDTVDMAAQARFAMEFCAAESCGKCTPCRVGSVRGVEVIDRIVAGEDRDGNLALLEDLCELMTDGSLCAMGGLTPMPVRSAITHFSDDFLARDAHAAARTARTSGARTEDTA
- the fdhF gene encoding formate dehydrogenase subunit alpha, with the translated sequence MTLLKEPDFGTPERPGEPTVSVEVDGLPVAVPEGTSVMRAAALAGIDIPKLCATDSLDAFGSCRLCVVEIDGRRGTPASCTTPAADGMRVRTQTPKVEKLRQGVMELYLSDHPLDCLTCPANGDCELQDMAGVVGLRQVRYGYEGENHLDAEADRSNPYFDFDPSKCIVCSRCVRACGEVQGTFALTIEGRGFDSKVSPGAGELFMDSECVSCGACVQACPTSTLQERSVVELGMPTRSVVTTCAYCGVGCSFKAELRGDELVRMVPYKDGGANEGHSCVKGRFAFGYATHPDRVLKPMVRERITDPWREVEWEEAIRTVARGMRSIQERHGSGAIGAITSSRCTNEEVYVVQKMVRAAFGNNNVDTCARVCHSPTGYGLKQTFGESAGTQDFRSVAQADVIVVIGANPTDGHPVFASRMKRRLREGARLVVIDPRRIDLVRSPHIEAAHHLQLTPSTNVAVINAMAHVVVTEDLVDKSFVADRCEGFAEWAEFVSRPENSPEATESITRVPSEELRAAARLYARAPNGAIYYGLGVTEHSQGSTMVMGMANLAMACGNIGRDGVGVNPLRGQNNVQGSCDMGSFPHEFTGYRHVSDDAVRTVFEDLWGRTILAEPGLRIPNMFDAAIDGSFRGLFVHGEDIAQSDPNLKHVTAALEAMELVVVQDLFLNETAKFAHVFLPGASFLEKDGTFTNAERRVNRVRAVMKPKTGKHEWQIVCEIAAAMGYPMEYDHPGQIMDEIAQVTPTFRGISYASLDKLGSIQWPCNEEAPEGTPTMHVDEFVRGKGRFVVTTYLPTNERTTSRFPLVLTTGRILSQYNVGAQTRRTGNVAWHPEDLLELHPHDAEVRGIGDGDMVTLTSRVGETTLRARVSDRMPPGVVYTTFHHPVTGANVVTTENSDWATNCPEYKVTAVQVGLAHPLAGRAADRVQDDRHAVVD